DNA sequence from the Geoalkalibacter ferrihydriticus DSM 17813 genome:
ATGCGGGTGATTTCGTCGTAAATGACCAGCCACATCTGCTGCAGAACCGACTCAGGCATGGGTCTCCTTCGACCAGGCAATATCCGCTTCAGCCTCGCGAACGTCGAGCAGGTCCTCCTCGGGAAGGGTGCGCAAACGCTGTAGCAACTGGTCCAGAAACAGCGCCTTTGCACTGTGGCGGCGTTGCAGCACCGCGGCATCGAGGGTGGGGCGATCCCGTTCCAAAGCCTCGTCCAGGTGGCGGTATTCCCAGGCCAGATCCAGGGTGGCGCGACGCAGGACCACTTCCAGCCCGCGAACGCCGCCGCGGTGCCCTACAAGCAGAGCATGGCGCCCCTCGTCCCGGACGTGCAGGGAGCCGTCCGCTTCGCTGCAACCGGTAGCCACCGCAATTCCGTCAACGGCGCAGGTGCGCAGCAGGTATACGGCGCGCAGGGGTACCTCGCCCAGTCGCCGACGCGCGGCAAACCCCATGCGCCCGCCGAGAGTGCTCATCGGACAATAATGGCCGTGGCGCTGATGAATCCTGTCGAAAAGCTGCGCGGGGGGAAGCACCTGCATACACGGAATCCTTAGAATTCGTAGTGGTGCGGACAGTCCATGTCGCGGATCTGATGATACTTGGCCGTCATGTCGGGGGTGAGGAACTGGCGGATTTCCTTGAGGGCCTTTTCGAAATGCGCCAAGGTCACGACCGTCGCATCTTCCTTGATGGCATTGACCGTGGCGCGCTTGCACAGACTCTCGATGTCCCAGCCGACATAGCCCTCGGAGGCTTCGGCCAACCGCTGAGGGTCGATGTCGGCGGCAAGGTTGGGCATACGCGCCATATAGATATCGAGAATACCCCGGCGGTCGATGGCGGTGGGCGGATGCACGAACACCTTGCGGTTGAATCGCTTCTTTTCCTTGATGATGGCTTGATCTACCGTGTCGATGCGGTAGCAGGAGCCGAGCAGCATCAGCCCTTCGACACCATGGATGCGATCAATCTGTTCAATGAACAGGCGGGTCAGTTCCTTGTCGGCAAAGGTCGGCGGAATGGCGCGAAAATTTCCCGGTCCCCATTCGTAATCACAGCCGGCGCGCGGCGCCAGCCATTCACAATCGGAGATAAACAGCACGCAGGGCGCCTCATGAATGGCGCAGTCGAAGGCCTCCACCAACTCCTGACCCTTGCCGAGCATCTCCTGTCCGGAAATATAGACGAAGGACACCCCGGCCTCTTTCGCGCAAGCCTCGGCGAGCATGGTGATGCCGGTGCCCAGGGGTCCCCAGAGCATCACACCCGAAGGCAGGCCGAGATTATGGCGGCGGATCAGTTCGGGTTTTTTGAGGGGCAGGCAAACCATTTCCCGCAAAGTTTCCTTGACGTCGGCATAACCGCCGACATCGTCCCAGCCCAGCACGGGATCGCGTACTTCATAGAAGATGTTCTGCAATTTACGATGCATGTGAGGTCCATTTCCCTTTCAGTTCAAGCCGGCACGGCAGCCGACAAAACAGCAACTTGTGTGCCATCAAAAACAGCCAGAAGGAAGGTTTCTTTAAAGCTCGTTGAGCAGGCGATAGATTTTTTGCTCCAACTGCCACACTCCCGCAGCCAGATCGGCTGCCCCCTCTTCTTCCAGCAGCAACCGCGCCCGATCAAGCTGCGCATGACTTTTGAGCAGCACCGGGGTGAGTTTTGCTTCCAGCTTGATGCGCGGGATCTCTCCCACCAGCTCGCGATACTCATCGAGTGCCGCGGCGGCCTCTTGCACCTGGCGATGCGAGCGAGCAGGTTCGGCCTCCCCATTGCCCTGAAGCGAGCGTGCAAATCCCATCACCTCGTCAACCAACTCGCGATATCGTTCCGATACGTTCATCATGACAAAAAAAGCCTCTCCGGATTGCGTCTTCTCATCCGTTTTTGAATCATTTGAATGCCCGGCAGCTCGGCCAGATCCGAAACCGCGCTCTCTGCGCGGCACAATC
Encoded proteins:
- a CDS encoding AAA family ATPase codes for the protein MHRKLQNIFYEVRDPVLGWDDVGGYADVKETLREMVCLPLKKPELIRRHNLGLPSGVMLWGPLGTGITMLAEACAKEAGVSFVYISGQEMLGKGQELVEAFDCAIHEAPCVLFISDCEWLAPRAGCDYEWGPGNFRAIPPTFADKELTRLFIEQIDRIHGVEGLMLLGSCYRIDTVDQAIIKEKKRFNRKVFVHPPTAIDRRGILDIYMARMPNLAADIDPQRLAEASEGYVGWDIESLCKRATVNAIKEDATVVTLAHFEKALKEIRQFLTPDMTAKYHQIRDMDCPHHYEF
- a CDS encoding FmdE family protein produces the protein MQVLPPAQLFDRIHQRHGHYCPMSTLGGRMGFAARRRLGEVPLRAVYLLRTCAVDGIAVATGCSEADGSLHVRDEGRHALLVGHRGGVRGLEVVLRRATLDLAWEYRHLDEALERDRPTLDAAVLQRRHSAKALFLDQLLQRLRTLPEEDLLDVREAEADIAWSKETHA